The sequence below is a genomic window from Conexivisphaerales archaeon.
TTTTCACTTATCCATGTGAGGGCTTGAAGCCAGGCAGGGACGTATACTTGGCCTGGGAGTATGGTTGCTGACGAAGTAATAGAATATCCCCTATCTACAACTCCGGGTAGCCAGACATATATTGCTGTAACAGCTATCAGAAAGATCAGAAGGATAGAAACTACGCTCTTCATAGCGACTCTTGCTTCTCTTGCTAACTTCTTTTTGCCTGCATCTTTTTCTTCATTCTCGAGCAGCTTGGATGTCCCAAAACCGGCAAGGACACCTATGGGCATAGGTAACAGCTCTGTAAGTCTTACGTATGTGGATGCAAAGTACAAAGCTGACAGTAAAGTGACAACCATGATTACTGAAGCAGCATTCTTCTTCTTAAGTGCAAAATATCCACCGAGAACAGAGAGAAAAAGTAAAACAGTATAAGTATGTAAGAACTGGACGCCACTTGTTGCTTGCTGCTCTGCAACTGTGTGTACCGCTGCCCCAGCCGCTGTCGTAATGGGGTTTATCAGAACCAAGTATTTTCCTGCTAGCCCGGGCACAAGGCCTGTGAACAAGGAAACAATTCCTATCAGAGATACGATAATTGCAAAAACCCACTTATCTATTATCTTGTTGGCATCTTTGGCATGTTTAGTTATTGCTGTCAGCAAGAGCCCTGCAGACCCTCCTGCAGCCATGGCGATGATAGTTGCATTGTATAGCCAAGAGATTCCTGGATTTGGAAATGCCATCCCTACTGAGAGATCTACAATCAGTACAGCAAAAGCGTTAAGGCATTTTGTATAATCAGTAGGGATGAGCAGTGGAATTAAAAGAAAAGACACAGCTGCAATACCATTAAAGTACATTCCACCTCCCCATACAATATTGGCATAACCAAGCATCAAGCCAGCTACCATGGCATACATAAGCGACCTTTTACTATCTACATTCTCTTCATAGGACATTATGATGAAATATATAGCTAACATACCACCAAGTATTGCAAAAGGTTCATGCCTGTACGATCCTATGCTTGTACGCGACAGCATATCTGGTATTACAGCTACAGAAAGGGCAGAAATAACGCCAACCGTTCCGTTGTGAAGTTTCGAACCGATCAGATATGCAGGAATTGCTAGCAATGCGCCAAAGAATGCTGGTTCAATGACCAAAAATTCGTAAAGTGTCATTCTTATTCCTATTGCTTTTATGAATTCATATAAGAAAGCTGAAGTAAAGTACATACCTGGGTAAGTCTGTGTTGCAATGTTCAACCCAACAGGATACCATGCCTTATAGTCAACAGTTGAAAAGAAATTAGAAATTCCAGCAAATCCTTGTGTTGATAGATCCCTTACTAAAATTGAAGTTACATAATAATGGAAGTAAGGGTCAAAGCCATCAAGATAATAGCCGAACTGGGACATCTGTATTCTGAACATAAGACCTAAAGCAAAGGCGATTGTTATTCCCAGAAAGGCTGATACTTTTTTAGGTTCTGCTGTAGGTCTTATTCTAATCAAGACAGACCGTCGTGTTCCATAGAGCTAAAATATTAATCTATGGGAAAAACTCTCGCATTCAAATAGTTTTCTAATCTGATTCCATATTCCTTATATTCATATTATCGAGTAGTTCCGCCATTGCTTCGAGGAGCTCATGATCTGTAGCATGTATCCCTTTCAAAAACACATCAGTATTACTTTCCTCTTTTGAATGCAAGCACATAAGGTTTAGCATTTTCGTTATATAAGTATAGCGGTATAGACAGAGTAATGTATATACAGCAGTACTGCTATACCAAAAGAAAGATGCGCAAAGTCAAGACAAGCATTTCGCTGGACAAAGATGTATGGACCGAGTTCCTAGTCTACTGCCTGAGAAAGTATGGTAGTACTAGAAAGGCTAGCGAAGAGTTGCAAAAGGCTTTACAAGATTATATGAAAAAGAACCCAGTAGAATAAGGTTCATATGTGCTTTTCTAAACAGACCTGGCAAGGGCGTGTGGTCCAGTGGTCTAAGACACCGCTCTCACAGGCAGTGCCGGGAAGACAGCGGGAATCGGAGGTTCGAATCCTCCCACGCCCATTGCAGTTAAAAAGCATGCTTTACTTTCGGAATATATCTTATCTGTGAAAGATGAATTGCCATGAGTTAAGCATATTTCTTAGCGAAATAAATTTGTATTGCTACCCAGAGCTCGATATTAATACCTTACATTTTGGATAAATTGTGAGAAAGATTATTATACAACATATTCTACTTTTTGCCAAATGCATCTATACAAAAGATCTAGGGGTGTAGCAAACACAGTTTTTGCAGCTGTTGTTGTAGTTCTTATAGTAATAGCAGCAGTTGGATTCGGTCTGTACATCTCTAAACTCACAACATCCACTTCTTCAAGCTCTACTACTCCTGTTGCTACGCCAAGTGATACCGTTACAGCTCTAGCCTATGAGCACTGGGCAGCTATCGGTCAAAAGAACCTCAGCGCAACATTATCGCAGTATGGCTCTAACTCTGTCCTATACTGGTATGTAAAAGGTAGCGCGCTTAATGGGACCTACACGACAGCAAGCTCAATAAGTGCTACATGGCAAGCCTTCTTCTCCCATACCACCACTGTATATTACATAGTTACTGACTACTCTTTAGTGTTTAGCGGTACTACATCTGCAAAAGTTACAGCTGTTGTATGGTATCTGCTCGGAAATGGTACAGTTACTCTCAAATTGCCTTATGAACTGGACTATGCATATACAGGGGGACACTGGGTCTTAACTGGCGACTGGTGGGGACTGCCGAACAACCCGGGTACTATAACAGTAGGTGTTGTACAGCCAGGAGTGAGCTCTAGCAGTTCATCAAGCAGTAGCGGTTACGGCTATGGTTACGGTTAACGATGAATTATTCACTTTATTTTTTATCTAATCTCGCAAGAAGACCCCGTCCGCAAGGGCGGGGTAGTTCACTCCAGACTCATACTAGCTTGAGTCAGGCAGCTGTTGCTTGCTTTACTATGACTTCACCATGCATCCAGTAATGATAGCTGCAGGTATAGTTGTATACGCCCGGAGTACTGAATGTATATGTATAACTAGCGCCTGGATTCATATTACCTGAGGCAAATGCGCCATTTACTGCCGTGACTGTATGCGGATAAGAGTCATTATTTATCCATGTAACTGTATTGTTTACACCTATTACCACTGTTATTACATCGGGCGAGTATCCTGCTAGATTCGTATTTGTAGCAGCACCTGGAACAATGCTGACATATACTATCTTGATGGACTCTGGGACAGACCTTACTGAAGTTCCCTGAATGTTCTGAGCAAGGATTGTGCCACCGTATACTGCTAAACCTCCGACGATGGCTATAACAGCTATTGCACCGATTACCTTCAGGTTAGATAAGATACTGTTTGCTTCCGTCATCCCTTCTACTGGGAAAGATCATAAATTAATCTTTTGCCATATAATAGGTGATAGAGCAAAGGATTCTAAACCGTTGTGGGATTCATAGGCTTTCATCCCTTCCCTTCCCTTTTACCTCTATTATTAGAGGTTCATCAAGGGCTTTCGGGGGCAACGGTAAAGCACCCCACATTGAACGTTTCATTGCTATGTTCCAGGCAGCAACAAGATGCCTGTCAGCTTGGAAGTAGCATCTTCTACACTTGAAGACATGCCCATTCGGCTTATTCAATTCGCCACATATCGGGCATCTTCTGGAAGTGTTCTTAGCATCAACCATTTCAGAATTAAAGCCTCGCTCCATAGCTTTATAGGAAATGTAAGATTGAATCTTTCTGAACGGTAGGTTATGAAGCCTCCTGTTCATCTTCCTACCATATCGTATTCTTTCTCTAATGTATGTGAGTTTCTCCATTATTGGTTTAACATCTTCTTCAGCTATTATGTCAGCTATAATCTTTGTCGCTCTATGGAGTGTGTTGTTTATCCTCCTCTTTTCTTTTCCAGAATATTTTGCCAGCAGCTTAGCTTTCATCCCAGCTGAAGTCTTATTCTGAATGTTTCTCCTCTTCCTGAAGTATCTGTCTCTAATCTAATGTATTTCGCCTCGCTTATATCTATCTTGATGAATTTAACCTTGTTTGGCTTCGCAATGGTTAGGTCTATACTTCTTTCGTTAACATCAATACCTAGCACACCTTCAGCCTCTATCTCTCTCTTCAACCATTTTTCTAAAAGTAACGTGAAGATAGTATTCATTATTGAACATTATGAGCCTTGAGCCTTTAACCTGCCAGCTCATAAACTTCCCAAAGTGATTATGAACATTGAATGGAATAGTAATATGCCCTTCATGAGTAGCTAGCTTCAGACTTCCCAAACTGAACCAGAATAGATGTGTATCATCCAGGAGGATAGTTATTCTCTTTCCAATCCTTGGAGGACTGATTTTCCTATTCTTCTTAGAGAGTCTCCTGTAAGATTTGAATATACTTAGAGCCTGTGTTATAGCAGTATAAATGTAATGAGATGGATAATTTGGATATTTCATCCTCAGCTCCTTATAAATTGCTTCATGAAGTCTTTGGCGAGAGGTTATGTTTAAACGCATAACACTATCCAAACATGCTTCAATCATCTTTGAGTATGTCTTGAAAAGTTCATCCAGTATAGCTAGATGCTCTGCTTGTGGTTCAAGCTTAAATCTGCATGTCTCATTCAACAATAAGCTTTTTAACAACTTCCATCACATTTTCATATCTTTGGCTTCTCAAACCATAGAGCTTTCCTGCAAAGCTTGAGAGTAATGCAATGCAATCAAGTCAAGTCAGGTCAAATCAAGTCCTCAACATGCTCCTGATAAGCATCTTTAGGCTCATAACCATTGATAACTTCGATCCTAACACTATGAGAGGAGAAATATCTTTTCAGATATTTAAAGACAAACCTTGTGAGCCTATCCTTAAACCTAAGGATAACTGCACCAATTTCCTTCCTTTTAACAATATCGAAAAGCTTATTCAGAGACTTTCTATTCTCGTTAAGATAAGATTGCTGGCAGCATACTCAAGAACTGCTGCTACTTCATAACCTTTAGAATCAGCATAGTCCAGTAAGCTTTGTTTTTGCCTTTCTAAATCTCCCTTCTGTTTCTGATCATAGGAAGAGACTCTAGCATATACTACGACTTGACTACTTATTACGACTTTACGACTTATTACGACTTTATGACTTGCATCAACTTCTTTTACCCCAAGAAGACGTTTTATTTCACTTTCACTTACTCTCCTCCTACCCCCAAGCATCCTAACACACCTAATTAATCCTCGCTTATCCCAAATCTGAAGCCGTCTAACGCTAACACCAAGAATTCTACTGGCTTCCTTCATTGTATAATGCTTCTCCACACTCATTAAAATAAATATCAATGAACGTCTATAACAATCTATCTATTTTGGAGCTGCTGTCCAACCTATGGAATATGGAAAAAA
It includes:
- a CDS encoding cupredoxin domain-containing protein, with the protein product MTEANSILSNLKVIGAIAVIAIVGGLAVYGGTILAQNIQGTSVRSVPESIKIVYVSIVPGAATNTNLAGYSPDVITVVIGVNNTVTWINNDSYPHTVTAVNGAFASGNMNPGASYTYTFSTPGVYNYTCSYHYWMHGEVIVKQATAA
- a CDS encoding transposase; amino-acid sequence: MKAKLLAKYSGKEKRRINNTLHRATKIIADIIAEEDVKPIMEKLTYIRERIRYGRKMNRRLHNLPFRKIQSYISYKAMERGFNSEMVDAKNTSRRCPICGELNKPNGHVFKCRRCYFQADRHLVAAWNIAMKRSMWGALPLPPKALDEPLIIEVKGKGRDESL
- a CDS encoding STT3 domain-containing protein — its product is MIRIRPTAEPKKVSAFLGITIAFALGLMFRIQMSQFGYYLDGFDPYFHYYVTSILVRDLSTQGFAGISNFFSTVDYKAWYPVGLNIATQTYPGMYFTSAFLYEFIKAIGIRMTLYEFLVIEPAFFGALLAIPAYLIGSKLHNGTVGVISALSVAVIPDMLSRTSIGSYRHEPFAILGGMLAIYFIIMSYEENVDSKRSLMYAMVAGLMLGYANIVWGGGMYFNGIAAVSFLLIPLLIPTDYTKCLNAFAVLIVDLSVGMAFPNPGISWLYNATIIAMAAGGSAGLLLTAITKHAKDANKIIDKWVFAIIVSLIGIVSLFTGLVPGLAGKYLVLINPITTAAGAAVHTVAEQQATSGVQFLHTYTVLLFLSVLGGYFALKKKNAASVIMVVTLLSALYFASTYVRLTELLPMPIGVLAGFGTSKLLENEEKDAGKKKLAREARVAMKSVVSILLIFLIAVTAIYVWLPGVVDRGYSITSSATILPGQVYVPAWLQALTWISENTPQNAKIVSWWDYGYWIETMGNRTTFIDGATINSAVMAEVARMFLSNETQAVNIMKDLGGNYVVVFLTLIKVTQSGASYYTLGRVNGIGGDDSKYDAMAAIAGLNDSIFNNAYTDMPNRYFWNNTLLGQLFPLNYVGYGLYDTSTGSFSIEPSYNPSYLGQANMIQIPLYTMQQKYPFGASPFELVFQSSSAPVAGNVIAQVFVYKFDPSNAPA